GAAACGGATTTTGGGCATGGATGAACCCCACAAAGCCGAAGCGGCGGATCTACGTTTGTTCACCCGCAGTGGCAGTAACGACGAATTGGAAGCGCTGGAGGAAGCCAGGTTAGCTGTGGAGCAAATTGTCATTCCCACAGGGCAACCGGTGGAGCTGCTACCCCGATCGCCCCATGTGCGGAAAATGCAACATGAACTGGTGGAACATTACCGTTTGCAGTCGGATAGCTTTGGCGATGAACCCAACCGTCGCCTAAGGATTTATCCTGCTTAGTTGGGTTAACAGTTGCGCTGTGGCCTGGGTGGGATTGGTGGTCTCCATGATGGCCCGGACGATCGCCACCTGGGTTGCCCCGGCCTCCATTACTTCCCCTAAGTTCTCCCCGTCAATGCCGCCAATGGCAAACCAAGGGACCGGAGAGTTGGTGACCGCATACTGCACATACTCCAAACCAGCGGGTTTTTTCCCAGCTTTAGTAGGAGTGGCATAGACAGGGCCCACGCCAATGTAGTCTGCTCCTTCGGCGATCGCCTTGGCCATTTCTTCTGGATTGGTGGTGGAGCGACCAATGATTTTATCAGGGCCCAATAGTTGACGAGCCACCGCTATGGGTAAATCCTGCTGTCCCAAATGCACCCCATCGGCATCCACCGCTAGGGCTAAATCGACCCGGTCGTTGACTAGAAACAGCGCTTCATACTGTCGGCACAATTCCCGTAAATCCTTAGCCCGTTGCCACCGTAACTGATCCTCCGCATCTTTATCCCGGTACTGGACTAACTTTAATCCCCCTTGCAGAGCCGCTTCCACTGTAGCTAGCAGATTTTCCTGGGGAGAAGTGACTAGGTAAAGGGAACATTGTTGCAATCTTTGTACTAATTTGGATCCCAACAACCCACTTTCCAAGGCATAAACCCGATAGCGTAACTGCTTACAACAGGCTCCCATGGCCGGGTCTCGCAGTTTGCCGTACTCCTCCAGCACCCTTAACGCCTCTTCTACCCGACAGAGATTGGCTTGTAACAGAGCTCGCACATCAGTACGCAGAGCTTCCTGGGCATGGGTCAACTGGGTGCCCACATCATTAGGGGTGTCCCGGGCCGCCCGCAGATCATCCTGGTGCCAAGGAGCCAAAGCTTGCCGCAGTTGTTTACATTCCTCCGCCAGTTCCCGATTTTCCAGGGCAAAACGACACCATTCCTCCACCGTCCGCAACCCTTCCCGGGCCCGGTTCAAATTGGCATCCAAAATTCTGGCGATCGCCGTGGGGGAAGCTTGTTGCATCTGTTTAACTTAGATAGGAAAAAAGGAGATTTTTGCCATATTTGCCCCTCAAATTGACACAAAGGCAACTCTTTTGGCCAAATCCAGCAAAATTTTGCAATTAAACGACAAAATCATCAACAAACCACTGATTTTGTTCCAGCAGGGGCATCCACCACGGTGGATTTACTAGGCTTGGACTTTAAACCCTCGGCCATGGCTTCAATGAAAGCGGACACCCGGATGGGGTCAATGGCTTCGTTAATATTGCCGTGACGTTTGAGGGAACTGGCCACAATCACCCCATTGGCCGCCTGGATTAACTGACCAATATTGTCCTCGTCTGCCCCACTGCCAATGAAAACTGGAGTGCCCTTGGCGGCGTTGGTAGCTAACTCCAGATCTTCCAAATTAGGAGGACTGCCGGTGGCCCAGCCAGAGAGAATAATGCCATCGGCCAAGCCCCGCTCAATGGTGTCGGTAACAGCGGTGGTTAAATTAGGCGTACCCAAGGGTCGGGCGTGTTTAACCAGCACATCGGCCAAAATGGCCACATCACTGCTCAATTCCCGCCGATAGCGCAATAGTTCATGGGCGTTGCCTTCGATTAAACCTTGATCCGTGGCCATCACCCCCGTGAGCACATTAACCCGGATAAATTTTGCCCCCACGCAACTGGCGATCGCCAAGGCACTATGGGCATCGTTACGCAGAACGTTGATGCCCACCGGGGCCACCACCAAATTTTGCAGGCGATCGACAATTAAGGTCATGGCGCTGACCACCGCTGGATCTACCCTTTGTTTGGGAAAAGGGGCATCGAAAAAGTTTTCCACAATAATGCCATCCACCCCCCCAGCGGCAAGGGCCGTGGCTTCTTGTTCCGCTCGCTCAATGACGGCGGTGAGATTGCCTCCCCAACGGGCCGAAGTTGGCAATGGTAGGAGGTGTACAACGCCAATAACAGGATTATGGGTCTGAAAAGTTTGAAATAAATCCACTGCACTCAATCCTAAACGCCCCTGGGTGCCGGTCGGGCCCTCGTTGTCCAAGACAGGCGGGTTGTAAATTAAACAAAGCTAAGCCAATTAAGAATTGTACCCTACCAGGGAAATTGACCGGGGGCCGGTTTCACCGCTCAGGGTATGATTTAGGGGATATGGCAGAATAAATCGTTGACCTGAGGTTGTAGCTCAGACGGATAGAGCAAGCGCCTCCTAAGCGCTGGGCCGCCGGTTCGACTCCGGCCAACCTCGCTTCCTGTCTATCATTTTCCCTTTGCTGTCGACGTTTACTTCCCTAAACCATGAGAAAAAGACTCACCCGTTTCCTTTCCCTGGCCCTGGTGCTGGGCCTACTCTGGTTTGGCACCGCCGCCTGCGCTAGTCAACCCCCTTCCCAATTTGACCAGGCCCAACAGGAGAGTACCCAACGGGGCGCCGATGCGGTCACAAAGGAATCCACCAAGGGAGGAGAATTTAACGTCTTTTTCCCCCAAGCTGAAGGGGAATATGAGCGGGTTTTTGCCCAGGAAAAACAAGGCTTTGCGGAAATTAAGCTCAAGCAAAATGGTCAAGATGTGGCGGTGATGTCCATCAATGACGTCAAAAATAATCCCACTGCGGCGAATAAATTTAAGGCTAGTACCCAGGCTATTGACGGTTTTCCCGTGGTGCAACAGGGTTCCACTGCTACTGCCCTATTGGTGGGCGATCGTTATCAGGTCAAGGTTTTGTCCCGATCGCCGTCTTTTACGCCCCAGGACCGGGAAGCTTGGTTGGGTCGATTTGACCTCAAGGGGCTAGAAAATTTGAGTGCCAGAAATTAAAACTGTTTGTAAAGTTGCCCCACCATAGTCAAGCGATTAAATAGGAGTTTTTCCCGTGAGTAAGCCAATCTTTAAGTTAGTGGATGACCTGCCTACGGGCGGGTTAACGGTGATGTTGCTCAATTCCCTCGATTTTGTCGTGCCGGGGCAATGGGAAAATTTGGTCGGTTTTGAAAATACGATCAAAAAGGTGACTGGGGAAACGGATCCTGCTCTGGTTAAACAAATTGGCGATCGGGCAGTGTGGCTGTTTAACGATAAGTCCCAGGGTTATCAAAATGCCCTTTGGCTTTACCAAACTGTGGACTCCACCGACAGTGCGTTGGGGGCGGCGGCCTTGGCTAATAAGGTGGGGGAAAGTGTTAATTTCCTCGGTTTTTTAAACAAAATTACCCCTAATCCCCAAAAAGCCCAGGCCATTGACCTGTCCATTAAGTTGGTGGCGGAACTGGTGGCCTTCTGCCAAATTAACGGTATTCCCGGCAATAGCATTGGCGATTTTGTGCGTTCCCTGACGGATTACAGCGGTGAGTCCTTAATTCGCATGGCGGCCCTGATTAGCTTTGATGGCATTATTCCCTTTGGCCCCAGCTTTGTTCTAACTACCATGGACTTTTTGGAAAAGTTGACCCCCAAGGAGTTGGAGCAGAATAAGACCTTTGAGAAAATTAAGCCCCTCATTCCCGGCAATAGCACCAGCAGTCAACTGGATTTTATCGGTGAAAGTTTTGGATCTGTACAGGGCTGGATGACCAGTTTTGTCGGCGATCGCCAGCTTACGCGGGAGAAGTTGCTGGGGAAACTGCGGAATTTCATGGAGGTGACGGAGGACAAAATGGATTACCTGGCCGCCTTCATTGATATGTCCACCAATTACTACGAGCATACGGGCATTCAAACCTTGGCCCACCGTTTAATTGAGCGTGCGGTGGCAGAAATTTAACCCCAAGCTCTTATAGCTTGTTTGCAAAGTTGTATTTTGCCCCCTAAATCCCCCAATACTGGGGGACTTTTAATACTTTCCCCCCAAACTTGGGGGGCTAGGGGGGCATTTAAAACAGACTCTCATAAGCAAACCCATGGCCAAAAAACTATTACTGGTGGGGGGAGGCCATAGCAATGCTTTGGTGCTCAAACATTGGTGTCGCCACCCCCTGGCTGATGTGGAATTAACCCTTGTCAGTGACGTTAGACAAACCCCCTATTCCGGTATGTTGCCGGGGTATTTAGCTGGTTTTTACTCCTACGGCGAAAGTCACATTGATTTAGCTCCCCTCTGTGCTTCAGCCGGAGCAATTTTTGTGCAAGATAAGGCGATCGCCGTTAACCCGGAGCAGAATTTATTAACCACTGCCGAGGGGAGACAATTAAGCTTTGATTGCCTTTCCCTTGACATTGGTAGTACTCCGTTCATAGATGATATTGTCGGGGCGGAGTATGGCATTCCCGCTAAACCAGTGCCCCAATTTTTAACTGCTTGGCTGGCTTTATTGGAGAACATTGACCAGAATCGACCGAAAAAAGTAACTTTGGCGATCGCCGGGGGAGGAGCGGGGGGAGTAGAGTTAGCTTTCAATCTGCAAGCTCGTTTGGCAAAGCTTTTCCCCGCCATGGGGTTAGATATGCAAATTTGGCAACGGGGCGCGATCCTTTTACCACACCATAGTGTCCAGGGCAGAAAACTGATTGAGAGATTGTTGGTAAAGCAAAACATTGCCGTGTTACTAAATCACCCTGTCACCAGCATTGAGCCTGAGTTTTCCCCCGATGACAATCCATTAACCTGTTACAAACTTTGGAGTAATGACCATTGGCAGTCAGTCAATGCTGTATTTTTAGTTACCCAAGCTAGCCCAGCCCCGTGGTTAGCCCAATCCGGTTTAAGCCTAGATAGCCGGGGCTTTGTGTCAGTTAAACCAACGTTGCAAAGCTATTCCCATGGGCATATTTTCGCGGCGGGGGATGTGGCCAATATGATCGATCATCCACGGCCTAAGGCGGGGGTGTTTGCTGTGCGCCAAGGCAAGCCATTGTTTGAAAATCTACAGCACTATCTTTCCCACCAGACACTTAAAACTTTTGTTCCTCAATCTAAATATTTGAGTTTATTGGGTACGAGGGATGGTAGGGCGATCGCCCTTTGGGGGCCCTGGGCTAGTTACGGCCACTGTTGGTGGCGACTTAAGGACTATATTGACCGCCAATTTATGGCTGGATTTTCTGCGTAACGCTGAGTGAACTCAGCCAGAGTAAAATAAATGGCTAGACAAGTTTTGATAGACAAAAATCAATTAAAACTAGATTCTGACTAAATCGTTGCAAGGAGCTGAAAAATATTGCCATCAACAACCCCCAAGCCCAATCAAGGCTGGATTTACACTGACCGAGTCAACCCTAAAGCCGCTGGCCAGACAGTGCTGGACTTCTACTCCCAACGCTATCTCCACTCCGAGCGCCAAGCTTGGCAGGAACGGATTGAGCAGGGGCAGATTGAAGTGGATGGCAAGACCGTTGACCCCACCTATCCTTTGCAAGCGGGGCAGACCCTCACCTATTGGCGATCGCCCTGGGT
The genomic region above belongs to Synechocystis sp. PCC 6803 substr. PCC-P and contains:
- a CDS encoding thiamine phosphate synthase; translated protein: MQQASPTAIARILDANLNRAREGLRTVEEWCRFALENRELAEECKQLRQALAPWHQDDLRAARDTPNDVGTQLTHAQEALRTDVRALLQANLCRVEEALRVLEEYGKLRDPAMGACCKQLRYRVYALESGLLGSKLVQRLQQCSLYLVTSPQENLLATVEAALQGGLKLVQYRDKDAEDQLRWQRAKDLRELCRQYEALFLVNDRVDLALAVDADGVHLGQQDLPIAVARQLLGPDKIIGRSTTNPEEMAKAIAEGADYIGVGPVYATPTKAGKKPAGLEYVQYAVTNSPVPWFAIGGIDGENLGEVMEAGATQVAIVRAIMETTNPTQATAQLLTQLSRINP
- the btpA gene encoding photosystem I biogenesis protein BtpA, which gives rise to MDLFQTFQTHNPVIGVVHLLPLPTSARWGGNLTAVIERAEQEATALAAGGVDGIIVENFFDAPFPKQRVDPAVVSAMTLIVDRLQNLVVAPVGINVLRNDAHSALAIASCVGAKFIRVNVLTGVMATDQGLIEGNAHELLRYRRELSSDVAILADVLVKHARPLGTPNLTTAVTDTIERGLADGIILSGWATGSPPNLEDLELATNAAKGTPVFIGSGADEDNIGQLIQAANGVIVASSLKRHGNINEAIDPIRVSAFIEAMAEGLKSKPSKSTVVDAPAGTKSVVC
- a CDS encoding FAD-dependent oxidoreductase, with the translated sequence MAKKLLLVGGGHSNALVLKHWCRHPLADVELTLVSDVRQTPYSGMLPGYLAGFYSYGESHIDLAPLCASAGAIFVQDKAIAVNPEQNLLTTAEGRQLSFDCLSLDIGSTPFIDDIVGAEYGIPAKPVPQFLTAWLALLENIDQNRPKKVTLAIAGGGAGGVELAFNLQARLAKLFPAMGLDMQIWQRGAILLPHHSVQGRKLIERLLVKQNIAVLLNHPVTSIEPEFSPDDNPLTCYKLWSNDHWQSVNAVFLVTQASPAPWLAQSGLSLDSRGFVSVKPTLQSYSHGHIFAAGDVANMIDHPRPKAGVFAVRQGKPLFENLQHYLSHQTLKTFVPQSKYLSLLGTRDGRAIALWGPWASYGHCWWRLKDYIDRQFMAGFSA